Proteins from a single region of Deltaproteobacteria bacterium:
- a CDS encoding efflux RND transporter permease subunit yields RASTELFGRRERAIRIWVDGEALRARGMSVMDLMLAVQREHIDVPGGRVEGHALEYSLKTEAEFQNVDELSNLVVADIAGAPVRLGDVARVEDGAEDARHMARFNGGTGGGIGILKQSRANTVEIADRTHDRVDELRKFLPAGMTLPDRESVIDFSTAIRESVAETQFALVFGAVLAALTVLLFLRRVRPTLVIATSIPLSLIAAFGAIWLFGFTINTMTLLALALAVGVVIDDAIIVLENIERRRELGEPPYEAASKGASQIAFAATAATLSIAVVFLPVVFVRGIVGSFLKEFGLTVAASVMFSLFVALTLIPMLAARMPPPAVREHGGFYHRLEIAFVWLETNYKVLLEWALGHRATVLGIALASFVFALLLGSRLGAEFFPPSDEGRLFVMMDTPPGTALEGTLERVKKAEQYMLAQPEIKGLFAGVGVSGPDGPGNVTNGVMVAILRPQHERKKHALQLMREAREALGTIPGLEARVFDMSSMMGGGGRGELEFAIRGNLEIDELDRLSDQFMAKLAERKGFVDISKSLKVGLPEIRVIPDREKCAALGVDARTLSQIVQAGIGGLDIAKFKSGGHRYDVRIRLEEAFRSDPEAVGALFVRTKDGGVVELRNIARIETGAAPSTISRDQRQRSVIVAANLEELPAGEAIAIVNEIASEILPEGATLRFGGSAEAFLESLRQFGLAIGLAILIIYMVLAAQFESLLHPFTVMLALPLAMVGALGGLWVMGMTINLFSVIGIILLMGLVTKNSILLVDYANELRAEGMETLEAMRKAAPVRMRPVLMTGISMIFGVLPAAIGFGPGSESRAPMAVATGAGMFSSMLLTLLIVPVFYVTLDDAVLWLRARLRRGKAAPGPIAHAR; encoded by the coding sequence GCGCGCCTCGACGGAGCTCTTCGGCCGGCGCGAGCGCGCGATCCGGATCTGGGTCGACGGCGAGGCGCTGCGCGCGCGCGGCATGTCCGTGATGGACCTGATGCTGGCCGTGCAGCGCGAGCACATCGACGTGCCGGGTGGCCGAGTCGAGGGCCACGCGCTGGAGTACTCGCTAAAGACCGAGGCCGAGTTCCAGAACGTGGACGAGCTCAGCAACCTGGTCGTGGCCGACATCGCGGGCGCGCCGGTCCGGCTCGGCGACGTGGCGCGCGTGGAGGACGGCGCCGAGGACGCGCGCCACATGGCGCGCTTCAACGGTGGCACCGGCGGCGGCATCGGCATTCTGAAGCAGTCCCGCGCGAACACGGTCGAGATCGCCGACCGAACCCACGACCGCGTGGACGAGCTGCGCAAGTTCCTTCCCGCCGGAATGACCCTGCCCGACCGCGAGAGCGTGATCGACTTCTCGACCGCGATCCGCGAGTCGGTCGCCGAGACGCAGTTCGCGCTGGTCTTCGGCGCGGTCCTGGCGGCGCTCACGGTGCTGCTGTTCCTGCGCCGCGTCCGGCCCACGCTCGTGATCGCGACCTCGATCCCCCTCTCGCTGATCGCCGCGTTCGGCGCGATCTGGCTCTTCGGGTTCACGATCAACACGATGACGCTGCTCGCGCTGGCGCTCGCCGTCGGCGTCGTGATCGACGACGCGATCATCGTGCTCGAGAACATCGAGCGGCGCCGCGAGCTCGGCGAACCGCCCTACGAGGCGGCCTCGAAGGGCGCCAGCCAGATCGCCTTCGCCGCCACCGCGGCGACGCTCTCGATCGCGGTCGTGTTCCTCCCGGTCGTGTTCGTGCGCGGGATCGTCGGCAGCTTTCTGAAGGAGTTCGGGCTGACGGTCGCCGCGTCGGTCATGTTCTCGCTCTTCGTCGCGCTCACCCTGATCCCGATGCTGGCGGCGCGAATGCCGCCGCCCGCGGTTCGCGAGCACGGCGGCTTCTACCACCGCCTCGAGATCGCGTTCGTCTGGCTCGAGACGAACTACAAGGTCTTGCTCGAGTGGGCGCTCGGCCACCGCGCGACGGTGCTGGGCATTGCCCTGGCCTCGTTCGTATTCGCGCTCTTGCTCGGCTCGCGCCTGGGCGCCGAGTTCTTCCCGCCCTCCGACGAGGGCCGGCTCTTCGTGATGATGGACACGCCGCCGGGCACCGCGCTGGAGGGAACCCTGGAGCGGGTCAAGAAGGCGGAGCAGTACATGCTCGCTCAGCCCGAGATCAAGGGACTGTTCGCGGGTGTCGGCGTCTCCGGGCCCGACGGCCCCGGCAACGTGACGAACGGCGTGATGGTCGCGATCCTGCGCCCGCAGCACGAACGCAAGAAGCACGCGCTCCAGCTGATGCGCGAGGCGCGCGAGGCGCTCGGCACGATTCCCGGGCTCGAAGCGCGCGTCTTCGACATGTCGTCGATGATGGGCGGCGGCGGCCGCGGGGAGCTGGAGTTCGCGATCCGAGGCAATCTCGAGATCGACGAGCTCGATCGGCTCTCCGACCAGTTCATGGCGAAGCTCGCCGAGCGCAAGGGCTTCGTCGACATCTCCAAGAGCCTGAAGGTCGGGCTGCCGGAGATCCGCGTGATCCCGGACCGCGAGAAGTGCGCCGCGCTCGGCGTCGATGCGCGCACGCTGTCCCAGATCGTCCAGGCGGGAATCGGCGGGCTCGACATCGCGAAGTTCAAGTCGGGCGGACATCGCTACGACGTGCGGATCCGGCTCGAGGAGGCCTTCCGCTCCGACCCGGAGGCCGTGGGCGCGCTCTTCGTGCGCACCAAGGACGGCGGAGTGGTCGAGCTGCGCAACATCGCCCGGATCGAGACGGGCGCCGCGCCCTCGACGATCAGCCGCGACCAGCGCCAGCGCAGCGTGATCGTCGCGGCGAATCTCGAGGAGCTGCCCGCCGGCGAGGCGATCGCGATCGTGAACGAGATCGCCTCCGAGATCCTGCCCGAGGGCGCGACGCTTCGCTTCGGCGGCAGCGCAGAGGCGTTCCTCGAGAGCCTGCGCCAGTTCGGCCTCGCGATCGGGCTCGCGATCCTGATCATCTACATGGTGCTGGCTGCACAGTTCGAGAGCCTGCTGCACCCGTTCACCGTGATGCTCGCGCTTCCGCTTGCGATGGTCGGCGCGCTCGGCGGCCTCTGGGTGATGGGCATGACGATCAATCTGTTCAGCGTGATCGGGATCATCCTTCTGATGGGCCTGGTGACGAAGAACTCGATCCTGCTCGTGGACTACGCGAACGAGCTTCGCGCGGAGGGAATGGAGACGCTCGAGGCGATGCGGAAGGCCGCGCCCGTGCGCATGCGACCGGTGCTGATGACGGGCATCTCGATGATCTTCGGCGTGCTTCCCGCGGCGATCGGATTCGGCCCGGGCTCGGAGAGCCGCGCGCCGATGGCGGTCGCGACCGGGGCGGGGATGTTCTCGTCGATGCTGCTCACGCTTCTGATCGTGCCGGTCTTCTACGTCACGCTCGACGACGCGGTGCTCTGGCTTCGCGCCAGGCTCCGGCGCGGGAAAGCCGCGCCCGGCCCGATCGCACATGCGCGCTGA